Within the Pygocentrus nattereri isolate fPygNat1 chromosome 28, fPygNat1.pri, whole genome shotgun sequence genome, the region TTTTTATGGGATAAAGAGCAGATAGAAAagtcatgtaaaatgtaaattaatgtaaaattattCCATAAACATGCACAAACTAATAAGTGTATAACTAATAATATGTGAATATAAGTGAATACAATTATTCAATTGTGTGACTTTGCTCCATCTTAGGTGTCTTCAAGAAGTGGCCTCGCAAAGATGTTTAGTTGCTGTATCATCATTTCACACCACACCAGCTCAGTCAAACTCCAACAGAACCTCAGTGGTGCGCTGTAGCAGGCAGAGATATGAACGCATGTACCCAGTCTTGTTGGTGCGTCCAGATGGgtccaccatcaacatcagataCAGGGAGCCTAAAAGAATAGTAACGGTTTGTA harbors:
- the mrpl55 gene encoding 39S ribosomal protein L55, mitochondrial — encoded protein: MALHKIWMNGSSVFRCLQEVASQRCLVAVSSFHTTPAQSNSNRTSVVRCSRQRYERMYPVLLVRPDGSTINIRYREPKRIVTMPVDITTLSEEERKVRMRKRGPKKTMVKAKKDEFEDDFKVDDYSKFWKKT